The genomic DNA CTGAGCCCGGTAGGGTTGCGGGGGGCGTGTGGATTTGCCTTAGGTGTCTGCAGAAGACCTGGGGGAAGTTgatcataagcaagcactttgagACACTTAAGGAGCAATTTCCAACATTTCAAGAAGCCATTTCCTGGGGGAGGAAATCACATATATATCTTGTAACAACAGCAGAaaagtaacctttttttttttattattactttacaaaaaaaaaaaaaaacatgtgataTGGTGAGTATCATAGCATTTCAGAAAAAGTAATGAAATGCCATTTGGCTTATGCTTAATGTGTTTTTACCATCCTTTGCCTCCCACATGTAACAGTTTCTTGAGTGTGTAATTTGCTTAAAAGAAccttggctttatttatttataagtttatTAGTTTTTAGGTTGATAGAAGATAATTACATGATTATCTTCCCCTTAGGCAGTTATGAAatcaattataatttaaaaataactttttctaCTAGATAAATCTCTCtaggaatacattttttttcccatttgctaATTGGGAAGACACTTCACTGAATGATCTACATAGACGTGACTGTAcctgactatttaaaaaaaattttttttgctcatttttatttatttatttgaaagtgacagacagagagaggaagaggcagagagagaaagagagagagggagaaagaatgggcgcgccagggcctccagccactgcaaacgaactcgagacgtgtgcgcccccttgcgcatctggctaacgtgggtcctgggtaatcaagcctcaaaccagggtccttaggcttcacaggcaagcgcttagccactaagccatctctccagcccatacctgaCTGCTTTTTGTCTGCACTTCCAAACTCTTCACTATAactttgttttttccttctcatttcaGCGGTTCTGATGGTAGATGATGACACCCTCATTAGTGCTCAGGACCTTGTTTTTGCTTTCTCGATTTGGCAGGTATGAAACCATTCTGGATGAAGTTTTATCTATGTAGTATGTAACTAGAGCAACATGTGTTAACATGAGAGTTGGTTTAATATCTTGGTATATTgtaaagaagaattaaaataaCCTTCCAGAAAATAACTAGTGACAAAGTCTGGTTCAGCCAAGACTAGAAtgaagaaatgttttcctttttgtttgcttgtttttcaaggtagggtcttgctcacagtgatcctcctacctctgcctccccagtgctgggattaaaggcatgcgccaccacgcccagccgaaGTAATGTTTTCTACAGGCCATAGATAGAGGTCTCAAATGAAAAGTTTATGTCTGTGTTATTATTGTACATagcattttataaaagaaaggagTTACTACCTCAGTAGAATTTACTCCTGATTGAGACCACTGTTTATAAATTTTGCAGTAACAATTCTTCATGTGTTGGGGTTGGTGGGGGGGATGTTTGTTTTGGCTTCGTTTTTCCTAAATCTCTTTTGAATAAACGGGCCAAAAAAAATgcacactatttcttttttttcttttcaaggtagggtctcactctagcccaggctgacctggaattcactaggtagtctcagggtggccttgaactcacagcagtcctcttcctctgcctcccgaatgctgggattaaaggcgtgcgccaccacacacactcGACTCacactctttccttccttgaaTATGTACTGATAATAGCTGCACTACGATTTCCTAAATCCCAGACTGCGTACCAATGCTAGGAAGCCGGCGGCGTGGTGAGACACCGCGGCCCCGTAGGGGATGTGATTTGCGCTGCAATAGCTCTGCACGGGTGACCCAGGCCGCAGCAGCGTGGCGTCGCCAGACCGGGTGATGCCGCAGTCACctactgagacaaaacacccgaccagaagcagtcGTGGAAGACAGGGCTTGTTTCTGAACTTCCATCTCCCCTGGCATGCCAAGTGTGGCAGGACCTGGAAGCTGGTTCTCGCCGTGATCTCAGCAGCACGAAGGGAGCGGAGGAAGCGAGCTCGCTCTGAACACCTGGGCGGGATGGACAAAACACAACCTCACAGCCCACCCCTGGCAACGCACCTCCCCTAAGGCCACACCGGCTTGGGGACCAAACGTGAGGGTTCATCACAAACATGAGGCCTTGCGAGATgtttgcattcaaactaccacaggggtaTTCTGTAAATATCAGCTTTCTAAAAGCTTCCATTTTGAACTTGCAGCCTACCATATTAATCAACACAGTGAACGTCTTTCCATtttagcagggttttttttttgttgttttgttttttaaccccAGCCCTGTCAATAAAATCTTCTTCAGCAAAAAGTTCTAATGTAATACTTTAGCTGTGAGATTTCCATttaaggctaaaaaaaaaatcagtctaccCAAAGTACATGGGGTCAGGCAGTGATTAATTAGAACAAGctggttaaaaatatatataaagaggtATAAATGAAATTGTAAGTTTTATTCATAAAATATCGAGAAATATTTCAATCCATTGTGTGAGATTGTCTGGCTCTGGGCAGTGTGAGTGGCCAGTGCCCCGCCTCATACAATGATTTCGTAtctatatgcatacatgcatatatatctatgtactcacattatatacatatgtgtgtatatacatgtatacatacacacatgcatatgcacatatatgtatatatatgtacacacatacatgtatatatgtatgggcaAGATAGAGAAGACAGTCATCTCTGCACCTCCGCACATACCTGATACCTCCGCTGTCAGTGCTTTCCTCTCTGAGACTTCCAAGCATCTAAGAGGAGGTGAGCCACACTTCTCTGAAACCTCTGACCTTCATCCCCCTCCCCCGAACAGCCTCTCTGCCTCCAGCCACAGCTATTGCTGTGCCCTGGGTACTCCTTCACCTCAGCCGGTTGCAGCACACCCTTCTCACTCCTGTAGCACCGAGTCCCTGGTCCTTGTATCTGAGCATACCCTCCTAGACCGTGAGGCCTCTGgcatttaaataattaatttatttgcaagagagagaaagaggtggcgggggggggggggggggggtggagtggggggagggcatgtcagggtctctagccactacaaccaaactcaagatgcatgttccaccttatgcatctggctttacatgggtactacagaattgaactcaggtccttaggctttgcaggcaaatgccttagcctctgagccatctctccagctcccctttctctgtcttttttttttttttgctgattttttttttatctttagtaACTCATGCAATGAGTTGTTTCGCTACCCTGTGTTACTTCTTCAGAGATCCTGACACATCCTTTATCTGTACGTACGTATGTGTATTTAAGCAtagaatttgtattttaattatgttATCAGATTTTTGAAAAGGACATGCCAAGTTGAAAATTGATAAAATATCACATTATTTAAAATCAATAGTAATGGTCAGGAACATTAAAATCAACATGGGTAAatagtaaaaattatttatatagatatgtatttttatatttgcttAACAGATAAGAATGGGTTTTTTGGAAATATCACATTATATCTTTTCTcctatcataaataaattaaaaaaaactttatgcaGTGAATTTCTTGTTGCATACTTTGAAGGACTAGACTTTGGTGAccagaatttgttaagatttgataATATTAGAATTAGGGAATTGTAAgggtaaaatatttacttatttatttgagagagatggagagagagagagaatgggcacatcatgacctctaaccactgcaaacaaactccaaatgtatgtgccaccttatgcatctggcttacatgggtcctaggaaatcaaacctgggtcttcaggtttctcaggcaagcaccttaaccactaagccatctctccagcccagagttttttttttttttccagagagatATGGATCATGCTAGAATTTGACTGTGAATTTATCAAAAGACAGATtgataaaccaggcgtggtggtgcctttaatcccagcacttgggaggcagaggtagggggaatcaccgtgagtttgaggccatcctgagactccatagtgaattccaggtcagctagacctgggctagagtgagaccctccctcaaaaaaccaaaacgaaaacaaaaacgaaaaaaagACAGATTGATAAAGTTGCCTAGAGTTAGATGAAATTAAAAATGCTGAAACCGGGAATAAGGACAACTAATCAGGTTCATTACAACTAACAAATGGAGACTTTCATCTTCTCTAAACAAATGCttcaaacttcatttttctttttgcttcttttcagCAATTTCCTGATCAAATCGTAGGATTCGTTCCTAGAAAGCACGTCTCTACGTCCTCGGGAGTCTACAGTTACGGAGGCTTCGAGCTACAAACCCCAGGGTTTGGGAATGGTGACCAGTACTCCATGGTGCTCATTGGAGCCTCGTTCTTCAGCAGCAAATACCTTGAGCTCTTCCAGAGACAGCCTGCAGCCGTCCACGCCTTGATCGACGACACCCAGAACTGTGACGACATCGCCATGAACTTCATCGTCACCAAGCACCTCGGGAAGCCCTCGGGGATATTTGTCAAGCCCATCAACATGGTCAATTTGGAGAAAGAAACAAACGGCTATTCTGGAATGTGGCACCGCGCGGAGCACTTCCTGCAGCGGTCCTACTGCATTAATAAGCTTGCGGCCATCTACGATGGCATGCCCTTGAAATACTCCAACATCATGATTTCCCAGTTTGGCTTCCCGTACGCCAACCACAAAAGCAAAATGTGAAAGCGAGACAAACAGCAATAGCCCCGAGAACTGCTAGTGTTTGAGTGGCTTCCCGTGCTGtggcttttttgatttttttttctgtttttcagcaACATCAGGAAATTTTGTCAGTCCAGAAGTCTTTACAATagacaaagaacaacaacaaaaaaaaaagtatgcagtATTTCTAGTATGTAAAATTCACATGAACTTCAAAAAGTATCCTTCTTGTGATGTTCCAACCCAAGGTTATCTCCTTGGGCAGCGGGTTTCTTTTGTTTACATCCTGAGACTATTGTGTCATTTCTTTCATTCCTGGCATTTGCCTTAAAGACCTTAAAGActggatcagaaattcaaggaagACGTTTCCTGGCTTGATCTGCCTCCTCAGCAAAGCCTGCGGCATAGGAAAAAGCCATGCGAGAGGGTCATCTGCACCCAGTGGTGGGCACCAGGAAGCCCCGCGGTGCCAGAGCAGAATGCCCTGGGCCCGGCGTGGCTCTGCTGCAGCGGGCAGTGCTCCTAGATCCTTGCTGAGCCTCTGGTGACTGGGAAGGGGGCGTCTGAAGCTGCCCCGCGTCCagttgtttgcttggtttttgtgAACATTTACTGCATGGCTcgccaaaaataaatgaataaataagcgcAGCCTGCGTGTCTTGTGTGCGGCGAGCAGGAGTGAATGTGACTGCTTTATGTCACTGCATGTGCCCTTGTCAGTGTACATTAGTTCCTACCCGGTGCCTGTGTACTTAGTAGCTCAGTACTGCACACACAGGAGGACTTAGTCTGGCCTCTATCACCATTTCCGgttccatttcctctctctaCCTAACGTGCATTCTCAAAACTGTAAGAACAGGACAGTAATCATTGTTAAAGTACTAATAATGAGGCCATGCTGTACTCGGTTCAGAAATGCTGTATCTTTGCAATggagtatatatgtgtgtcttaATGCTAGcacgttaaaaaaaaagttggaacgTCACTAAAACTTAGTAATGTTCATTTATCTCCTTTCTCCAAACTtggcagcatttttttttgtttatttatttatttgagaacgacagagagaaagagagtaagaatgggcgctccagggcctccagccactgcaaacgaactctagacgcgcgcgcgcgccctcttgtgcatctggctaacgtgggtcctggggaatcgagcctcaaaccggggtccttaggcttcacaggcaagtgcttaaccgctaagccatctctccagcctggtatttttttctttgtttgaacgCCTCTTGGTATTCCACTGACAAAGTTGCACTACCCATCTGTTCAGTGTTAATAAGCAGACTCACATTTTTGGGATGAGTGTCTGCAATATTTCCACTTCCTCTATTACCTCACTGGAAATGAAGTAGAAAATTCGCTCCATTCTCCTGAAAATTTCCCCGTTGGGAAAAATAACCTCAGATTCCATTTCCCCTCTTGTGTTGTTTAACTTGTTTTAAGCCTTACATCAATTTATCCACTTTTCAGATATTATCAAGAATATTAAACCAAAGTGCATTTCAGTAACTACTACAGAGGCTGCATGTGGCTGAACTCCTATTAGAATCATCTTTCCATGAACACCCCTTGCTCTGGCTGCCCCTCCCACCCCAAGATCCAGAGCACATTTGTGCAAGCTTGACACCGCGTGAGAAAAGCCGCGTAGCTCAGGAGCGAAGTACGCAGGCTTAGCCACTGGGCTGAGTGGGCTCACGTCCCTAAGCTTCGCAGTGGATTAACCGCTGAGTTTTTTCTTCTACAGAGTGATCTTTTTCTCATGTTTTTTACACGAGGCCTGTATATCTCACAACTTTAAAGCTGTGAGAATAGTGACACACTGGTGACTATATATTCTTGTCCTCTTGAGATGTTCCCGGCATGAAAGCTGTTGGGGTGATCATGTTGCTCATCTAAAGGCGAAGttaaaaccaccacacacacgaaaaagagccctccagggctggggagctggcttagcggttaaggcgcttgcctgcaaaaccaaaggacccaggttcgattccctacgtaaagccagatgcacaaaggggcacatgcgcctggagtttgtttgcagtggctagaggccctggaccacccattctctctgtcggtctctctctctatctctctgcttgcaaatgaattaataaaaaaataagaaaagaaaaggccctTTGTCCACTGTGGTTTTACGGTCAAATGTCTTCCCAGTTGGTGATGTGGTTTGGGAAGGTGGCGCCACCCTGGAAGAAGTGGATCACTGGAGAAGGACCTTGGTGTTTCATAGGACAGACCACTTtctgttcattctctctgcttcctgactggatgcGATGTGACCAGTCACCACCCGCTGCCACGCCTTCCCCTGTGTTAGACTGCGTCCCTTAGATGATAGGCCACATTAAGCCTTCCTCCCTTGAGGTACTTCTTGTCAGGTCTTTGGTCACAGCCATGAGCAAAGTGCCTAATAACATCCCTCACATGAGACACTGGGGAAGTTGTCTTTGTGTAGCAATATACACGGAACCATGGGAATTTCTGGTTTTTTGTAATTCTCCTTCATttcaaatatcatttttaaaaaaaaaatatttaagagagagtaaaaggcagagagagagaggcatgccagggccttctagccactgcaaatgaattccagccacatgcaccactttgtgctctgactttaggtgggtactggggaatcaaacctgggtcctttagctttgcaggcaagtgctttaactgttaagccatctctccagccctcaaatatctttctttgtttgcttgtttggtatTTTAGAGGGGCATGGTCTTTCTTGCTGCATGGTCCAGGCTGGTGTAGAACTCAGACTGTGTAGccctggttggcctcaaacttgaacaGTTTGTCTGCCtaagcctcccaagggctgaggttACTGGCATGAACCTGCCTAAATCCCTTTACCCATCTTTAAAGTTAAAGGGTACATATTCATTCTAGCAATTTGGGTATATTCAGAACAGTGTAAAGGAACAGCGTACGGTGGCTCATGcttgtcattccagcactcaggaagctgtagcaggaggattgccatgagtcaaggccagcctaggctacacagtgagaccttggccccctctctctctcccgctctctctctctctgtcacacacatgcgtgcgcacacacacacacacacacaagaaaataagtaaaacaaatgcCCACCATACAATTAATGCCATTTTGATGTGTGTATCCACATACTTTTTCTaagcatttttaaatgatttctaaaaataagcttccacatttatttatttatttgagagagaaagagagagagagagagagaaagagagaatgggtatgccagggcctctagccactgcagatgaaccccagatacatgtgccccctccttgtgcatctggcttacgtgggtcttggggtatTGAAAGGGTGTTAAGgcgtcacaggcaaacaccttaaccactaagccatctccccagcccctaggcatatgttttcattgtgacatttatGTGGTATTTCATTTTGTGAGTAAACCATGATTTTGTAATCAGTCGTCATACTATCATTGATttgctaatttctttttattgtaatATTGTCTAGATAAGCATTCTTACCTTGCACACATGTCTTTGAAAATAtctataattatttcttttaaaaaaatttctttcgggctggagagatggcttagcagttaagcgcttgcctgtgaagcctaaggaccccggttcaaggctcggttccccaggacccacgttagccagatgcacaagggggcgcatgcgtctggagttcgtttgcagtggctggaagccctggcacgcccattctctctctccccctcttctttctctctatgtctgtcgctctcaaataactaaataaaaaatgaacaaaaaatattaaaaaaaaataaaataatttctttaaaaaaaaaattagctgggcatggtggtgcacgcctttaatcccagcacttggaggcagaggtaggaggatcgctgtgaatccaagaccaccctgagactacagagcgaattccaagtcagcctgagccacagtgaaaccctacctcagaaaaacaaaacaaaacaaaattcaaagagTTGAACACCTGGATCGATCTCTGCTTTTAGGGGCTTAGATATATATCCCTAAATGCCTTCCAGAAGTGTTGCCATGGCGACACTATTAATATCACATCTGAGAACACCTGTTTCCTATCAGCCTCCCAACCTCGCAGATTTAAATTCTTCTGTCATTTATTCCAAGCACAAAGTCCTTGAATGCTGCAGAATTTAACAGGCTTTTCATTCACAGAACTCTGCTGAGAAAGGTAGGCAAAGAACTGTCAAAGGCAAACTGAAGGGCAGTGGAAGCTTCAGGATGCTCCTGAGGTGCTTCTAGAAACTACTTCACATTTGGAGTATAGACATTACTGTCTGGACTGACCCTTTCCTGGTGCCAGCAACAAGTCGTTTAGCTCACTTGTGCTTCCTGTGGGAAGATCTGAGAGTTTGACTCCAACGTCAGGAGTGAGACGTGGGGCAGAGGCAGGACCCGTAAGCGCACGCGCGCTCGGTGGGGTGAGCGGGTCAAAGGGAGGAGGCCGAAGGTGACGTGTACAGATGAGGGTCTCAAATGACGTGGGAGAAGCTTTGACGGTAGGGTGAGATCATCATCCTACGACAGTTTTCTCTTACGAAGGGGCTCctaattttgttctttctctccccaaacacacacacacacacacaccctgtcttatccctggagattcgaacatgggcccttaggctttgcagacaagcaccttaactgctaagccat from Jaculus jaculus isolate mJacJac1 chromosome 19, mJacJac1.mat.Y.cur, whole genome shotgun sequence includes the following:
- the Extl2 gene encoding exostosin-like 2 isoform X1, encoding MFRPCDLCCKIWSTRRSGAREARCCHSCKLPGRVMGVRVLRFSLVVTLVLLLVAGALTNLLPRVKEDEMLALRREIKSPSKSALDSFTLIMQTHNRTDLLLRLLNHYQAIPRLHKVIVVWNNVGDKGPDELWNSLGPHPVPVVFKAQTANRMRNRLQVFPELETSAVLMVDDDTLISAQDLVFAFSIWQQFPDQIVGFVPRKHVSTSSGVYSYGGFELQTPGFGNGDQYSMVLIGASFFSSKYLELFQRQPAAVHALIDDTQNCDDIAMNFIVTKHLGKPSGIFVKPINMVNLEKETNGYSGMWHRAEHFLQRSYCINKLAAIYDGMPLKYSNIMISQFGFPYANHKSKM
- the Extl2 gene encoding exostosin-like 2 isoform X2, whose translation is MRCCHSCKLPGRVMGVRVLRFSLVVTLVLLLVAGALTNLLPRVKEDEMLALRREIKSPSKSALDSFTLIMQTHNRTDLLLRLLNHYQAIPRLHKVIVVWNNVGDKGPDELWNSLGPHPVPVVFKAQTANRMRNRLQVFPELETSAVLMVDDDTLISAQDLVFAFSIWQQFPDQIVGFVPRKHVSTSSGVYSYGGFELQTPGFGNGDQYSMVLIGASFFSSKYLELFQRQPAAVHALIDDTQNCDDIAMNFIVTKHLGKPSGIFVKPINMVNLEKETNGYSGMWHRAEHFLQRSYCINKLAAIYDGMPLKYSNIMISQFGFPYANHKSKM